The genome window CACACATGctgaaggtcctcaccttcaccTATCATCCATCATACattatcactaagttgggctcAAAAGTGCCGAACCatttttgagcatcaacagtttggcgccgtctgtgggaaatCGACACAAAAAACTTCTGTCATTCTCCCCTTATTCAGTGCCCTTCGGCACCCCTACAATCAGCATCACCTAAGTTGCCGTTCGGCAATACCTTGCTGGAACAATCATGAATACTAAGGCAATAACATGTAGAAGATGAAGCCTTGCAGTGTGGcagaagaggaaaaatatAAAGGACCTAGCTCTTCTACAAACCCTTACCTTTTGGCACCTGGCAAGCCAAGGCTGCCAAACAGCAACATATTGCCGAACAATAAGATAAGCATAGTCTTTCTCCTTATTAATATAACGGCAAATAGGCTATCCAATTAAGATAAGCAAAAGCCATTTTTGTTGCCTATATGCTTTTCAGCGAGTATTACATCTTATTAAAATTCAAcacttgccgttcggcaattcaataaaatatttatgcaAAGAAGTCTCATGCTTTTCAGCGTATGATAAAAGTTTGCTCTCTCAAGATATCTCATATTTGAAGACTCCAGACAAAGGCATCTGTACCCACAACCAAGGACAAGTCCAGGACTTTCCAGCTTGCGAAATTCTCCGTTCCACCATGAATGACACTACTGATTCAGAAGGATTCCAATATACCAAACGATACACCCATCTGGAGATTGCTCAAGGCACTCGAGAGCCTTGAGAGACCACCACCTCCATGCCGTTCGGTAGCCTTTCCTCACCGACCCACTGGGGGACTTggcctttttatttgttgtttggaAGCTTCCGACTACTACCATATCTTTTTCATCCTACACTTATCACTTGGGAATGTTACTGTCATACCTCTCAAAATTTGGGAAATCGTTCAAAGGGAACCAAAAGGCATCCAAAGACCCAAGTCAAGGATGAAATCATCATTAGCAAATCCAGCTGCCGTTCGGCACCACCCGTACTCAAACAACCACGAAGCTCCGCGGCAACACCATGTTGGTCAGAAGCCTTTTAGGGAACGGTCCGTCCGAATGGCAAAACATGGAGATTAGATGAAGAGCACGTTACCTACTCCTCTGTGCTGTACGGCACCCCAAATGGTTGAAGCTCCAATATGTCTCGCAGAACCATGTTCACTTCAAAGGGATAAGCATGTACCGGTCGGGTGCTGTACGGCAACCCAAACggcaattaaacaaaaaagaaagatacaaGGTGCCCCAGACTTTCTGCGAACTGCCGTTCGGCACCTTCCTTGGAAAGCATTACTGTTCGGCAATTCCAGACCATTGGGCCAAGAGGCACGGACAGACCACTACCAAACAATAACCCTTCTTACAGAAGTATCACCCTGGTGGAATTATAAGAAGAGCCTATTTACACGGATGGCTCTATAAAAATCTGCATGCCTCACTTTGCCGAACGGCACCCCAACATTCTCAAAAATTGGAGTTCCCCATCGGTAGTCAAAATCATCTACCCACGGCCGAATTGTGGGCTTCATTGCTCAGAGCCATATTGAGTTAATAGTGGCCCCAGCCAcctttcaaaatcaaaaggggCACATGCATGGGTTCATCCAAAATAAGCACTACAAGCCTTATTAAAATCTTCGGTAGTAACCACTAATCTAGTGGAGGCCCACCTGTGGCACTCGGCATTCATGCcaacacaacaaaaaacccaaaattattAGCAATTGGCAATAATTATTGGTAAAGATTGTCGACATATACGACAAAAGAATAAACCAAAGATTATTAGCCATCGGCAATAACCATTGGTAAGTCTGTTCTACAAGCTTCGTCATTCGACGAGAGCGATGCCTTTGGCACCCCGTCATCATTCGGCGAAagcgatgccttcggcacctcATCATCATTCGGCGAGAGCGATGCATTCGGCACTCCGTTATCATTGGGCGAGCAtgatgccttcggcaccccgtCATCATTCGACGAGAGCGATGCCTTCGGTACCCCGTCATCTTTCGATGAGagcgatgccttcggcacctcGTCATCATTCGGCACGAGCGATGCCTTTGGCACCCCGTCATCATTCGGCGAGagcgatgccttcggcacTCCGTTATCATTGGGCGAGCAtgatgccttcggcaccccgtCATCATTCGGCACGagcgatgccttcggcaccccatCATCATTCGATGAGagcgatgccttcggcaccccgtCATCATTCGGCGAAAGCAATGCCTTCGGCACATCGTCATCATTCGGCCAGagcgatgccttcggcacTCCGTTATCATTGGGCGAGCAtgatgccttcggcaccccgtCATCATTCGACGAGagcgatgccttcggcacccccgttaTCATTCGACGTGAgtgatgccttcggcacctcGTCATCATTCGGCACGATGCCTTCGGCACTCCGTCATCATTAGACGAGagcgatgccttcggcaccccgtCATCCTTCGATGAGAGCGATGCCTTTGGCACCCAATCATCATTAGACGAGagcgatgccttcggcaccccatCATCATTCGACAAGagcgatgccttcggcaccccgtCATCATTTGGTACCAGCAATGTCTTCGACACACCACCATTCAACAGGTTATCATGTCATTCCGCATTCCAGCTTTGTATGGCTTCCAA of Prunus dulcis chromosome 4, ALMONDv2, whole genome shotgun sequence contains these proteins:
- the LOC117625365 gene encoding collagen alpha-1(IV) chain-like: MWDSLPCLELLGEIWYKQKSPKFSSKETLLVPNDDGVPKASLLSNDDGVPKASLSSNDDWVPKASLSSKDDGVPKASLSSNDDGVPKASCRMMTRCRRHHSRRMITGVPKASLSSNDDGVPKASCSPNDNGVPKASLWPNDDDVPKALLSPNDDGVPKASLSSNDDGVPKASLVPNDDGVPKASCSPNDNGVPKASLSPNDDGVPKASLVPNDDEVPKASLSSKDDGVPKASLSSNDDGVPKASCSPNDNGVPNASLSPNDDEVPKASLSPNDDGVPKASLSSNDEACRTDLPMVIADG